The Castor canadensis chromosome 8, mCasCan1.hap1v2, whole genome shotgun sequence genome contains a region encoding:
- the LOC141425612 gene encoding uncharacterized protein, with protein sequence MIRPQSSMSRHIPQFCGVLGHTFMEFLKGSGDYCQAQHDLYADK encoded by the exons ATGATTAGGCCACAATCTTCAATGAGTAGACATATTCCT CAGTTCTGTGGTGTTCTTGGTCACACATTTATGGAGTTTCTGAAGGGCAGTGGAGATTACTGCCAGGCACAGCACGACCTCTATGCAGACAAGTGA